Proteins from a single region of Dermacentor albipictus isolate Rhodes 1998 colony unplaced genomic scaffold, USDA_Dalb.pri_finalv2 scaffold_20, whole genome shotgun sequence:
- the LOC139052246 gene encoding uncharacterized protein — translation MVRLMIDGGSQRTFVKKEVSQKMELRAMGGETPKIMTFGNDKLSSGMKCHRVELWLCSRHGERKIRVEALEIPQICCDIVPAPEAYTVNYLEEQGLKLADSTQDGTEIGLLLESDYYWEFTTGRVRRLDSGLVAVETIFGWTLQGTTHTTESTATYMSTVGVLCVAVIGEEDQDDTAAQFKSFWQLEHTGIVDEEEADVEDNQVLREFRENVSRNNCRYQVSLPWKENAADLADNKATAFSRLRLLTTRLMGNNDLMCDYDQAFRNYVLAGHVE, via the coding sequence ATGGTCAGGTTGATGATTGACGGCGGAAGTCAGCGTACCTTTGTCAAGAAAGAGGTTTCACAGAAGATGGAACTGCGTGCGATGGGAGGGGAGACCCcgaaaataatgacatttggaAACGACAAGCTGTCTTCAGGAATGAAGTGCCACCGAGTGGAGTTATGGCTGTGCAGTAGACACGGCGAAAGAAAGATCCGCGTTGAAGCGCTCGAGATCCCACAAATCTGCTGCGACATTGTGCCAGCACCTGAAGCTTACACCGTCAACTACCTCGAAGAGCAAGGCCTCAAACTTGCCGATAGTACGCAAGATGGAACAGAGATAGGGCTGCTGCTGGAATCCGATTActactgggagttcacaactggTAGGGTCAGGCGCCTGGACAGCGGTCTCGTCGCTGTGGAGACCATTTTTGGCTGGACCTTGCAGGGGACAACGCACACCACAGAATCAACGGCAACGTACATGTCCACTGTGGGAGTGCTGTGCGTGGCTGTCATCGGCGAGGAAGACCAAGATGACACTGCTGCTCAATTTAAATCGTTTTGGCAGCTCGAGCACACTGGCATTGTCGACGAAGAAGAGGCCGATGTGGAAGACAACCAAGTTTTGCGGGAATTTCGGGAGAACGTCTCCAGGAACAACTGCCGATATCAAGTTTCCCTTCCCTGGAAAGAGAATGCTGCCGATTTGGCAGACAACAAAGCCACGGCTTTCAGTAGGCTCAGGTTGTTGACGACAAGATTGATGGGCAACAATGACCTTATGTGCGATTATGACCAGGCATTTCGGAACTACGTGCTTGCTGGACACGTGGAATAG